In one window of Bemisia tabaci chromosome 6, PGI_BMITA_v3 DNA:
- the LOC109043123 gene encoding LOW QUALITY PROTEIN: uncharacterized protein (The sequence of the model RefSeq protein was modified relative to this genomic sequence to represent the inferred CDS: deleted 1 base in 1 codon) — protein MKLYRMQGHRGQPDSTPICRCRVLYLGSAVPHETKDGLQGIQGPLKELYPEQGAIGARGIDSWLSVWSNGLLLENVDENHRKVTRFFQIETLHYCAAVRYVLVPEKELRSSSSQPRFLPLDSPFARSPNLNHPPLFAAILRRTTGIKVLECHTFICKREMAANALVRCCFHAYADSSYIRQIDGNTNSVYGTLQRQAASNGNGNGVADKVDGWQRMASPPNNTGSTLTLNSTLQNAGNTNGTMDLSHEENSADEISIYNGDENHKVWAGSTRDGSADREGIYGEYGGSTMRSSRSSRPRQIENAPVPPPPPIKEDKNKKTKDRSRRKKMTGGSREEMHLMNGSLARPGTSHGHGPGVNGMRSSSSVGGTLMRHPLPPNIYSNGTMLRPASSQLNGFHPATPQPIMFVPTSTLPHSKKIMANTFSHRPTKNGPVMMQRPHLPPNFIPMPPHPIYVPAAPGPGRKMSKHHPAPPPLTMEEPIYMPSTRPMSPVASYQPGHFPLEAYLMQHYATMDVKANKKKSKESKNKKGVPLVPLPVPMNGMPHPPHPPPPPMRADEEEDMDEESPYDTGIYRRKGHLNERAFSYSIRQEHRSRSYGSLANLKFAATPIVPDGAISVDSTDANVNKTDIKKEREIMQMMHDLELSGDELERSEVPASMYQPNRQRAGKIRR, from the exons ATGAAACTCTACAGAATGCAAGGTCACCGCGGGCAGCCGGACTCCACTCCTATCTGTCGGTGTCGAGTCCTGTATCTAGGATCGGCGGTCCCCCACGAGACGAAGGACGGTCTCCAGGGGATACAAGGGCCCCTGAAAGAGCTGTACCCTGAACAAGGGGCCATCGGCGCCCGGGGCATAGATTCGTGGCTCAGTGTCTGGAGCAACGGATTGCTCTTGGAGAATGTCGACGAAAATCACCGCAAGGTGACTAGATTCTTCCAAATCGAAACGCTGCACTACTGTGCGGCGGTTAGGTATGTTTTGGTGCCAGAGAAAGAACTCCGT TCTTCATCGTCCCAACCCAGATTCTTACCTTTAGATTCGCCTTTCGCGAGATCCCCTAACCTCAATCATCCTCCGCTGTTCGCGGCGATCCTGAGGAGAACAACCGGTATCAAAGTTTTAGAGTGCCACACATTCATCTGCAAAAGAGAGATGGCAGCCAATGCCCTCGTGAGATGCTGTTTCCACGCGTATGCGGATTCCTCTTACATCCGGCAAATCGACGGCAATACCAATAGTGTTTACGGAACCCTCCAGCGTCAGGCAGCGTCCAACGGTAACGGAAATGGAGTCGCTGATAAGGTCGACGGCTGGCAAAGAATGGCATCGCCGCCGAACAACACAGGCAGCACCTTGACCCTAAACAGCACCCTGCAGAACGCAGGCAACACGAACGGGACGATGGACTTAAGTCATGAGGAGAACTCAGCCGACGAGATTTCGATTTACAACGGGGATGAGAACCACAAAGTCTGGGCCGGCAGCACGCGGGACGGCTCGGCCGACCGGGAGGGGATCTACGGGGAGTACGGCGGGAGCACGATGCGGTCTTCAAGGTCAAGTCGACCCCGGCAAATTGAAAATGCCCCGGTGCCACCGCCTCCGCCGATAAAAGAGGACAAGAACAAGAAGACGAAGGATCGGTCGCGAAGGAAGAAGATGACGGGCGGCAGCCGGGAGGAGATGCACCTCATGAACGGGTCCCTGGCCCGGCCGGGCACCTCGCACGGGCACGGGCCCGGGGTTAACGGAATGCGATCGTCGAGCTCCGTCGGTGGCACTCTGATGCGGCACCCGCTGCCCCCCAACATTTACTCGAACGGCACCATGCTGCGGCCGGCCTCGTCGCAATTAAACGGGTTTCACCCGGCGACTCCTCAACCAATTATGTTCGTGCCAACGTCGACTTTACCACACTCCAAGAAGATCATGGCCAATACGTTCTCGCACCGGCCGACCAAGAACGGCCCGGTCATGATGCAACGCCCCCATCTGCCCCCCAACTTCATCCCCATGCCCCCGCACCCCATCTACGTCCCGGCCGCGCCCGGGCCCGGACGGAAAATGTCCAAACACCACCCGGCCCCCCCGCCGCTCACGATGGAGGAGCCCATCTACATGCCGTCGACCAGACCCATGAGCCCTGTCGCCTCCTACCAGCCCGGACACTTCCCGCTGGAGGCCTACCTCATGCAGCACTACGCCACCATGGACGTCAAAGCCAACAAGAAGAAGTCGAAAGAGTCCAAGAACAAGAAGGGAGTCCCTCTTGTGCCTCTGCCCGTGCCAATGAATGGGATGCCTCACCCTCCTCACCCCCCTCCGCCACCGATGAGGGCCGACGAGGAGGAAGACATGGACGAGGAGTCCCCCTACGATACCGGCATTTACCGACGCAAAGGGCATCTCAACGAGAGGGCCTTCTCGTATAGTATCCGACAGGAGCACCGATCCAGGTCTTACGGGTCCTTGGCTAACCTCAAGTTCGCGGCCACGCCGATCGTACCAGACGGAGCCATCAGCGTCGACTCGACGGACGCCAATGTAAATAAAACGGATATCAAAAAGGAACGGGAGATCATGCAGATGATGCATGATTTGGAGCTGTCCGGTGACGAGCTGGAGAGATCCGAAGTGCCGGCTAGTATGTATCAACCAAATAGACAAAGAGCTGGAAAAATCCGAAGATAA